Proteins from a single region of Candidatus Saccharibacteria bacterium:
- a CDS encoding peptidoglycan bridge formation glycyltransferase FemA/FemB family protein: MAIRFATQTEIEKWNELILANPDGGNLFQGYEFSQQKKMGGWRPRFIMADNLAITVLEKSVPLLGKLWYASKGPGITSIKALDNLLPDLTTFARTQGVFAVKIEPELLKKDETLADLMKLGLVRVRPIQPNFSTITLDLSHDLDTIMSNLNQKGRHAIRRAERDGVTTKRVKTTDENCRIMYDLLAETAAGSFSIRGYNYYKAFWQHYSDAGLGQLFFAYVEGKVVAAAFAIAYGKKGTYKDGASVRERTVYGASHLLQWTVITWMKEKGVTRHDLCGAPPSDQIKNPDHPHYGIGRFKTSFNKEVTDYVGAYDIVVNQPHYSLWKKLGERVVMRIHRQLHRESYY, from the coding sequence ATGGCTATTCGATTCGCAACACAGACAGAAATAGAAAAATGGAATGAGCTTATTCTCGCTAACCCCGATGGCGGAAACCTTTTTCAGGGATATGAATTTTCCCAGCAAAAAAAGATGGGGGGCTGGCGACCCCGCTTTATCATGGCGGACAACCTAGCCATCACCGTACTAGAAAAGTCGGTGCCGCTCCTTGGAAAACTTTGGTACGCCTCAAAAGGGCCGGGTATTACCTCTATTAAGGCGCTCGATAATCTTCTGCCGGATCTGACCACATTTGCACGTACACAAGGTGTTTTTGCCGTAAAAATCGAACCAGAATTACTTAAAAAAGACGAAACCCTTGCCGACCTTATGAAACTGGGCCTTGTCCGCGTGCGGCCAATCCAACCGAATTTCTCAACCATCACACTCGATCTTTCACACGACCTAGACACGATCATGAGCAACCTAAACCAAAAGGGACGTCACGCGATTCGCCGAGCCGAGCGCGACGGCGTTACAACCAAGCGTGTCAAAACAACAGATGAAAACTGTCGTATCATGTACGACTTACTTGCCGAAACAGCCGCTGGATCATTTAGTATTCGTGGTTATAATTACTACAAAGCGTTCTGGCAACACTACAGCGATGCCGGCCTGGGGCAACTGTTTTTCGCCTACGTCGAGGGCAAGGTTGTTGCGGCGGCATTTGCTATTGCCTACGGCAAAAAAGGCACCTACAAAGACGGCGCCTCCGTTCGCGAGCGCACCGTCTACGGCGCAAGCCACCTGCTACAGTGGACGGTTATTACATGGATGAAAGAAAAAGGCGTTACCCGCCACGACCTCTGCGGCGCGCCACCTTCTGATCAAATCAAGAACCCTGATCACCCACATTACGGTATCGGTCGGTTTAAAACCAGCTTCAACAAAGAGGTAACCGACTACGTGGGCGCCTATGATATCGTCGTCAATCAACCGCACTATAGCCTATGGAAAAAGCTGGGAGAACGCGTTGTTATGCGCATTCATCGCCAGCTTCACCGTGAATCGTACTATTAG
- a CDS encoding UDP-N-acetylmuramoyl-L-alanyl-D-glutamate--2,6-diaminopimelate ligase: protein MKQKLVNGIRKALPSGAVHNLEEAYRRSRVKLVSARYGNPAKNLRVIAVTGTNGKTTTVNYINEILKEAGLKTAMFSTALIEVAGKRQINDLNATVGTTQRMQEFFRDAKKAHVDYVVLEITSHALQQHKLATVPIEVAVMTNLTQDHLDYHKTMELYAEAKSKLFAGEPKFIVLNRDDEWFEYFDKFQAGAQKITYGEHADAEAKIEHIKLYKKGSEATVVIDHQTKLELATALPGKYNVSNMTAAAATAYLLGMKLRDIVEGVANLEGVPGRFERVVEGKGYDVIVDYAHTPDALEKLLEAAKSVTKNRVILVFGATGDRDKGKRPIMGGIAARLADRIILTDEECYNEDPQAIRDQVRDGIEKAKGNAKMTEVPDRRKAIEKALSIATKDDTILITGMGHEQYRIINGEKLPWNDGDVVRQILTKG from the coding sequence ATGAAGCAGAAGTTGGTGAATGGGATACGAAAAGCGCTGCCAAGTGGGGCGGTTCATAATTTAGAAGAGGCGTATCGCAGGTCTCGCGTAAAGTTGGTGAGCGCCAGGTATGGTAATCCGGCTAAAAACCTGCGGGTTATTGCAGTGACAGGTACGAATGGCAAAACGACAACCGTCAATTACATCAACGAAATTCTTAAAGAAGCAGGGCTTAAAACGGCCATGTTCAGTACGGCACTCATAGAGGTTGCGGGTAAGCGTCAAATCAACGACCTCAATGCAACAGTAGGGACAACGCAGCGTATGCAGGAGTTCTTTCGTGATGCAAAAAAAGCGCATGTTGATTATGTGGTGCTAGAAATTACAAGCCACGCGTTGCAGCAACACAAGCTAGCCACCGTACCGATAGAGGTAGCTGTAATGACAAATCTCACACAGGATCATTTGGACTATCACAAAACGATGGAGTTATATGCCGAAGCGAAGTCGAAGCTATTTGCGGGTGAGCCAAAGTTTATTGTGCTTAACCGCGACGACGAATGGTTTGAATATTTTGACAAGTTCCAGGCGGGCGCTCAAAAAATAACCTACGGTGAGCACGCCGATGCCGAGGCAAAGATCGAGCACATTAAATTGTACAAAAAGGGAAGCGAAGCGACGGTGGTGATTGATCACCAAACCAAGCTAGAGCTGGCGACGGCGCTTCCTGGTAAATACAATGTGTCAAACATGACTGCTGCGGCAGCAACGGCGTACTTACTGGGTATGAAACTGCGTGATATCGTAGAGGGCGTGGCGAATCTAGAAGGCGTTCCTGGGCGCTTCGAGAGAGTTGTCGAAGGTAAAGGCTACGATGTTATTGTAGATTACGCACACACGCCAGATGCGCTTGAAAAGTTACTCGAAGCGGCAAAATCCGTCACCAAAAACCGAGTTATTTTAGTGTTTGGTGCAACAGGCGACCGCGACAAAGGAAAGCGCCCGATTATGGGGGGAATTGCAGCGCGTTTGGCGGATAGAATTATTCTGACAGACGAGGAATGTTACAACGAAGACCCGCAGGCAATTCGCGACCAAGTGCGCGATGGTATCGAGAAAGCGAAGGGTAACGCTAAAATGACCGAAGTGCCAGACCGCCGCAAGGCAATCGAAAAGGCGTTATCGATCGCAACGAAAGATGACACGATCCTCATTACGGGCATGGGGCACGAGCAATACCGTATTATAAACGGTGAAAAACTGCCATGGAACGACGGCGATGTCGTTCGGCAGATTCTGACAAAAGGCTAA
- a CDS encoding co-chaperone GroES — translation MSTPIKPLADRVVAVREVAATKTASGIYLPDNAKEKPVFAKIEAVGPDVKTLKVGDKIIYKEYSTTELKVDGTEYLVVKEEDVLATI, via the coding sequence ATGAGTACACCGATTAAACCTCTGGCGGATCGTGTCGTTGCTGTACGGGAAGTTGCCGCAACAAAGACCGCGAGTGGAATTTACCTACCCGACAATGCTAAAGAAAAGCCTGTTTTTGCAAAAATTGAAGCAGTTGGTCCAGATGTGAAAACGCTCAAAGTGGGCGATAAGATTATCTACAAAGAGTATTCAACGACTGAGTTGAAAGTTGATGGCACTGAGTATTTGGTGGTGAAAGAAGAGGATGTCTTAGCGACAATCTAA
- a CDS encoding NUDIX hydrolase, with protein MITCTFENGSQNSMRHATVGCIVVKNGEILLAKRAQGLLEAGKWCFVGGYVDRDETTEEAGIRETMEESGWVIRDLMLLRVNDNPNRPHEDRQNIDFIYMAEAVEKTGEKDWESDEVRWFNLNALPPSDEIAFDHEESINLYKKYLNEPFAIPKIGRL; from the coding sequence ATGATTACATGTACGTTCGAAAACGGAAGTCAAAATAGCATGCGCCATGCAACAGTGGGGTGTATTGTGGTAAAAAACGGAGAAATCCTTCTTGCAAAACGAGCCCAAGGGTTGCTTGAGGCGGGCAAGTGGTGTTTTGTAGGCGGGTATGTCGATCGCGACGAAACGACTGAAGAGGCTGGTATTCGAGAGACAATGGAGGAATCTGGCTGGGTGATTCGCGATCTTATGCTACTTAGGGTAAACGACAATCCAAACCGGCCTCATGAAGACAGGCAGAATATTGACTTTATTTATATGGCCGAGGCTGTGGAGAAAACCGGCGAAAAGGACTGGGAAAGTGATGAAGTGCGGTGGTTCAACTTGAATGCTTTACCTCCATCTGATGAGATCGCGTTTGATCACGAGGAAAGTATAAATCTTTATAAAAAGTACCTTAACGAGCCATTTGCGATTCCTAAGATTGGTCGCTTATAA
- a CDS encoding threonylcarbamoyl-AMP synthase, whose protein sequence is MNNLLLTREQATDALNSGKIGIMPTDTVYGLVARADNEQAVARAYALKDRERKPGTLIAASIEQLVDLGVPQEEIAKVAKWWPNPLSAVLVMNGREYLHQGVGDIAMRVVSDPAIIEILNNTGPLITSSANLPGQPGATSLAEAYAYFGHAVDFYVDGGTIASTQPSTIVKPVGDEIVVLRQGDITL, encoded by the coding sequence ATGAATAACCTCCTATTAACCCGCGAACAAGCTACCGACGCACTAAATAGCGGCAAAATTGGCATCATGCCCACCGATACGGTCTATGGCCTTGTTGCTCGTGCAGATAACGAGCAAGCCGTTGCGCGCGCCTACGCTTTAAAAGACCGCGAGCGAAAGCCTGGAACACTTATCGCAGCCTCGATTGAACAGCTCGTGGATCTTGGCGTACCTCAAGAGGAAATCGCTAAAGTAGCAAAGTGGTGGCCAAACCCCTTAAGCGCCGTCCTGGTAATGAACGGGCGAGAATACCTTCATCAAGGAGTTGGCGATATTGCAATGCGTGTCGTGTCCGACCCCGCAATCATAGAAATTCTCAACAACACTGGACCTCTCATTACCTCAAGTGCCAACTTGCCTGGCCAACCGGGTGCCACTTCCCTGGCCGAAGCATATGCATACTTTGGGCATGCAGTCGATTTTTACGTTGACGGCGGCACCATTGCCTCGACGCAACCTTCTACAATCGTAAAGCCCGTTGGCGACGAAATCGTCGTCTTGCGCCAAGGCGATATTACCTTATAA